GCTTTGGTTTTCAGAAGATCAAACACCCGAAACGCAGGATTTACGGGTACTTAGCAAAGCGGAAGTTTATAGAATCGCCTTACGAACTAGGCTGATGAAAGAAAAAAGAATAAATCCTCTTACCATTCTACCACAAATCCTCTAAGACCCTATAAACAGTAGGCTCATTTGTGGTAGGATCTTAAGAAGTCATCTTACCACAATCCTACCCATCTTACCCCAAATGTGTGGTAGGATGGGTAGGATGAAAAAAGGACTTACCCAGATCATTAAGCCCCGTGTTTACTGGGATGGGTAAGATGGTAGGATGTTTTGGAATTTTTAAACTATTTACAGATGAAAAAAGAAAAACTATCGTGTGAAAATGCCCGAAAAATTCCCATCGAAAAGGCGCTGGAATTTTTAGGACACCTTCCCACTCGCAATTCGGAAAAGGAAGCTTGGTTTCTAAGTCCCCTGCGGTCAGAAACCCAAGCATCCTTTAAAGTTTCCAAAAAACTAAACTGCTGGTACGATCACGGATTGGGGATTGGCGGGAACATCATAGATCTCATTTGTGAGCTTTCAAAAGTATCGGTGAGTCAGGCTCTAGAAATTTTAGCTCAACTTAAAACAGTGAATTACGATCTTTCAAAACAGCAACGTTCTAATTTAAAGGAATCTGGAATTGAAATCAAAGATGTAAAATTCATTCAACATCCAGCTTTATTACAGTATTTGACTAAACGAAAAATCAGCCTGACTATAGCTAATACCTTTTGCAGGGAGGTTCATTATACTATTGGTAATAAATATTGTTTTTCCATTGGACTCAAAAACAATTCTGAAGGATGGGAACTTAGAAACAAATATTTCAAATCTTCAAGCTCACCAAAAGATCTGACTTGGATCAAAAATGAATCCCAGAATTTGATGGTTCTGGAAGGAATGTTTGATCTATTATCACTGATAACAATCTATCCAAATTTAAAACGAGAAGCTGACTTTTTGATTTTAAACTCCATTGCTTTTGCAGACAAAGCACTTCCCATTTTAGATAATTATAAAACGATAGAGCTCTATTTGGATCGGGATGAGGCCGGAAGAAAAACCACAGCTTTCTTCTTGAATTCAACGCCAAAATGCATTGATAAATCTGAGTTCTATTCTGCTGAAAAAGACCTGAATGTCTGGCTGATGAAAAGGAAATAAAACTGATTTCTGGAGAGCAGGGCAAGATGTGTGGCTGTGGCCACAATCTTGCTTTGCTCCCGATGGTTGCAAAGAAAAAATACAAACGATGAAACGAGCACTTATCAAATTCAGATGCAGCGTATATGAGAAAAAACTGCTGCAGGTAAAAGCAAAAGCTGCAGGTAAAAGCCTTAGTGCTTTTTGCCGAAATAGCCTAATGGAACAACAGATCATAGAGCGGATGAATGAAGATTATATCAAGACCTATAAAATGCTGGTGAAGTATCACAACAACTTTAAACGTATTGGAAATATGTATAAAAAAGGGAATCCAAAGCTCAGTGAGGAAGTAGTTCTGGTGGCTGAAGAAATCAAGAAACATCTTAAAAGCATCATCCCATGATAGGCAAAGGAAGTTCCATATCTAGTACACTCGGAGCCTTGAGATACGGTAATAATCCAGATAAAGAAGCGGAGCTGGTATACAGTCACCTAATCATTGGAGATACTGCAGAAGAAATCACCAGAGAGTTTGAAGCGGTACAACACCTGAATCAAAACTGTGAGCGCAATACCTTGAGTTTTATTCTAAGCCCAACAGTTAAAGACGGAGCAAATATGAATAATGAGGATTTAGGCAAACTCACTAAAACCTTTATTCAACACATGAAATTACAAGACCGACAGGCAGTGGGGTATGTGCATCGCGATAAAGAGCATACCCACGTGCATCTATATGTTAATCGTATTGATCTAAATGGAAAAGCGTATAAGGATAGTTTTATTGGCAAACAAAGTCAATTGGCAGCAGAGCGAACTGCAAGGGAACTGGGAATTCAAACGGTAAAAGATGTTCAGTATGAAAAGAATCTAGCGCTCGGGAGCATCCGAAGTGAACTACAGAAGGCACACGAGCAAACTATTGGCAAGGAAGGAGCTAAAGATTTACAAACATACATCAACCGAATGCAGGAAAAACAGATTACAGTAATCCCGGTCATTAATAAATCAAAAGAACTTCAGGGTTTTCGATTTGAATATAACGGGCAAAGTTTGAAAGGAAGCGAAGTGCACCGATCGATGTCAGCAAGCAATTTATTGAAATCAATAGTTCGTCAAAAAAATGTTCTAATTGGTGGAAAAAGTATTCCTATAGCACCAAGTCTGGTTAAAGCAATTGCTAAAAGAGTAATCAAACTAGTAATCAATAAAGGAATTGGAATATGACTAAATTAGAAATCCTATCAGAACTGCTCGTGGAAGAGCTACACAGCTTTAAGGAAGAAGTCAACCGTCTAGAAAAGATTGAAAAAAGCCTAAAGGATACGTCAATAAAAGCAGATAGCACCCAGATAGAAAAGCTGATTGCGGATCATTTTAGAAAACTGGAAGTTGATCAAACTGCTCAACAGGAAAACCGAGAAGAAATATTGAAAATTATTAAGCATTCCCGGACGATTCCCAATTGGCTTATTGTACTAGTTCTAATTCTAATTCTTTTTCTTTCACTAGCATTTGCTATAGCTTACCTCTTGCTGCACTGATTCAAAAATAGAATTAATTTTTTCTTTCAAAAAAACCTGTCTTTAGTGAAGGCCTTTTCGAAAGAAAAAATGATGGGAAAGGTTTGGGGTTTAAATCGAAGAGTTAATTTTTTAAGGGTTTTCTCACGTTACGGAGTTAACTGTATCTAACGTTCCGGGCTCAAACGCTTAAATCGCATTTAATAGGCTTGTAGGTAGTACGTTTGGGCAGTTCATTGATAAAAGAAATTTCAATAATAGGCCTGCTCCCCCGTTTTTAAAAAATATCAAAGCGTTCTCTGCAGTTTCAATTTGATACACCTGCTGTGCTATTTACATCTTGAGGTGTTCGTTAGCCGGCATTTGATCGGTGCGTTTAGCAGCATTGGGAATGGCATTAAAATATAATTTCCCTGCTCCCCTTCTTTAATAAGTCGCAACTTATTCTTTTTAAAAGAACTGAAAACTTCTCATGAACACCCGATATGGAAATACGCTTTTGATTAATTCTAAAGATTTGATTTTCGTCATATTTACCATTTGGGGAATCGTAAGGAGTGATGAGTGTCGCTTTCCAAATAGTAAACATGCGTTTTAGACAGTTCCAGCTATAAGAGTCTTAGCCTTCGGCAAGAGTTCCCTAATGCATTGTTGGGCAACAACCCAAAATAATCATCTTATCATTATACATTTTTTTACAGATCCCGTGTTTATTAATACCTTTAGGCAACACATTGTTAAAGAAGGGGAATAAATAGAGAGATTGATAGACCTGCTTCGATTTTGGCAGCATTAAACTGATTGCAATTTTATCTTTAGTATTGAGCCAGTTTTCTAAATAGATAAATTCAAAACTTCGATTGGATCTTTGTTCAATTAATTCAGCTTTTTCTATTTTAAAGAAAGCTCTTGACATTCTCATAACTTAATTTGTTTGAGTTTAAGATTAAGCTCTAAACCAAGTATATCAATGTTTTTTTCTAAAGAATCTAAATTTGGATTCGCTTAATCTCGCTCAGTTTTGTACAACGTGTTCACGCTTACATATGCCAGATCAGCGATATGTGATTGAGTAATCTTAAGAGGATCCCACGCCGTTCTTTTAATGGATTTCCAATCTCGAAATTTCGGGAGGAGTCTTTTGCTAAATGAAGAGAAATTGAGTGAGTGAATTGAACATTCCTATCACCATTTAAGAGTATAATCGACAATTTCCTTTTCAAATAAAAATATAAATAATAGATTATTTTCATAATTAAAAGCCTCCTCGTTTTTAAGAAGGCTTTTGATTAATTAATAGTATTGCTTAATTAGAAGGAAAAACCGTATTTGAGTTTAAACCCAAGGGAAAGAGTTTTAATCTCGTCTACATTTCCGACCTGAGTGGTCAGCACACTATTGCCTGTAAAATTTACTTCAGGCTCCGCTTTGTACTCCAGCAAGCGGTTTGATTTGGTATCTTCAAATACATTGGTGAGTCCGTAATCTACATACACGCTTAAATACACCAGACTCCCCGTGCTGATCGGTAATTTCAGCCCGGTTTCTAAACTCAGCATCACATTGGTTTTAAGATCAAGCTCGTCTGCTTCCCAACTGTAGCTGCCAAAGTCTCCAAACCCAGCAAAACGTGGCGCCTCTAGCAAAACATCGTATTGCTCATAATAACCCGAAGTAGTCAGACCTGTAGCTCTTGATTTGTATTGGCTGTCAACAACAATACCTAACTTTACCCCTGCCAAAACAAAAAACCGATTGTTACCGGAAGTCTCGTATTGCCCCAAAATCGGGATTTGAATGTATCTCGCCTTCTGGGTTTCCCGATAATTAGTAAACTGGTAGCGGAACTCAAAAACTTCCGCTTCTGAATCCTGAGTTACATAAGCCGCGTTGATTCTATCAAGCTTTGCATTACCTCGATAGGTTTGCAATGCAAAGCCAGTCCTTAAACTCCATTTCGGTGAAAGGTAATACCCGTATTCCAAGCCAAAACCAATCCCATCATCCAGCGCTGCGCTGTTATCTACCCCTTCATATTCCAATATGGAAACAGGCCCGTTTATGTTTACCAGCACCTCATTGTTTTGCTGCCCCTGCAGCGGAAGGGATCCCAGTCCTAAAACAAAGAGTACTCCTTTTAATCTATTCATTTGTATAATTCTAGTTATGAAAAACTTCATCTGTAGAGGTTGATTTAGTTAACAATAAATTGAATGGTTTGGGTTTGTTTCTTGGTCTCACAGACCAATACGTAAACTCCTGCTTGAATACCCGCTGGCATCTGCACAGTTGTGCTAGAGCCACTGGTGTAAAAAGTGTCAACAAGGGTGCCCTGAAGGCTATGGATGGATATTTTCATATCTTTAAGCTCTTCCCTATCAAATTCAGCAAACAAGGTTGCCGAGGAAGTGGCCCGTACCGGGTTTGGGGCCAGGTGTATCTTGCCACTAGCCTGCAATTCAATGTTAAAAGCACAGGTGCTCAGCACATCCCCTCCTGCAGTGATTAGCTCCACGCGGTAGCTCGCAAACGGATCAAGCATATCTGTTGATAAATCTCCTTCTGAAAAATACTGCTCGTTGCCTATTAGTCTTCCGTTTTTATACCATTGGTAGCCGGTAAAGCGATAGCCGCCATTAGTCTGCGAATTGTTATTGACCACCAGGGTATTGTTGAACTTTTGCACCACGATCTCTCCAAATAAGAAACGTTTGTGAATCTCGATGGTATAAGTTCTGCTCACCATCCCATCTTGCGAGGAAACTACCAGCGTGGTGCGGTAGATACCCGGCTGAGGTAC
The sequence above is a segment of the Leeuwenhoekiella sp. MAR_2009_132 genome. Coding sequences within it:
- a CDS encoding toprim domain-containing protein, whose protein sequence is MKKEKLSCENARKIPIEKALEFLGHLPTRNSEKEAWFLSPLRSETQASFKVSKKLNCWYDHGLGIGGNIIDLICELSKVSVSQALEILAQLKTVNYDLSKQQRSNLKESGIEIKDVKFIQHPALLQYLTKRKISLTIANTFCREVHYTIGNKYCFSIGLKNNSEGWELRNKYFKSSSSPKDLTWIKNESQNLMVLEGMFDLLSLITIYPNLKREADFLILNSIAFADKALPILDNYKTIELYLDRDEAGRKTTAFFLNSTPKCIDKSEFYSAEKDLNVWLMKRK
- the mbpA gene encoding mobilization protein MbpA, which translates into the protein MKRALIKFRCSVYEKKLLQVKAKAAGKSLSAFCRNSLMEQQIIERMNEDYIKTYKMLVKYHNNFKRIGNMYKKGNPKLSEEVVLVAEEIKKHLKSIIP
- a CDS encoding relaxase/mobilization nuclease domain-containing protein → MIGKGSSISSTLGALRYGNNPDKEAELVYSHLIIGDTAEEITREFEAVQHLNQNCERNTLSFILSPTVKDGANMNNEDLGKLTKTFIQHMKLQDRQAVGYVHRDKEHTHVHLYVNRIDLNGKAYKDSFIGKQSQLAAERTARELGIQTVKDVQYEKNLALGSIRSELQKAHEQTIGKEGAKDLQTYINRMQEKQITVIPVINKSKELQGFRFEYNGQSLKGSEVHRSMSASNLLKSIVRQKNVLIGGKSIPIAPSLVKAIAKRVIKLVINKGIGI
- a CDS encoding DUF6730 family protein, whose translation is MTKLEILSELLVEELHSFKEEVNRLEKIEKSLKDTSIKADSTQIEKLIADHFRKLEVDQTAQQENREEILKIIKHSRTIPNWLIVLVLILILFLSLAFAIAYLLLH
- a CDS encoding HipA N-terminal domain-containing protein; this encodes MRMSRAFFKIEKAELIEQRSNRSFEFIYLENWLNTKDKIAISLMLPKSKQVYQSLYLFPFFNNVLPKGINKHGICKKMYNDKMIILGCCPTMH
- a CDS encoding outer membrane beta-barrel protein, whose product is MNRLKGVLFVLGLGSLPLQGQQNNEVLVNINGPVSILEYEGVDNSAALDDGIGFGLEYGYYLSPKWSLRTGFALQTYRGNAKLDRINAAYVTQDSEAEVFEFRYQFTNYRETQKARYIQIPILGQYETSGNNRFFVLAGVKLGIVVDSQYKSRATGLTTSGYYEQYDVLLEAPRFAGFGDFGSYSWEADELDLKTNVMLSLETGLKLPISTGSLVYLSVYVDYGLTNVFEDTKSNRLLEYKAEPEVNFTGNSVLTTQVGNVDEIKTLSLGFKLKYGFSF